A stretch of DNA from Cannabis sativa cultivar Pink pepper isolate KNU-18-1 chromosome X, ASM2916894v1, whole genome shotgun sequence:
GGATCCACCGCCGCCCATATCTGATGCTCCGCGATCAAATCAGCGTCAGAGGCATCCCATGAAGAATCCCAGGCTGCCCGAGTGCCCAAAAACTTGAGTGGCTTATCCTCGTGCTTACACATGGCTGCATAAGCGCAAAGACCACTAATAACATTCATCAAACTGTACGGAGAGAATCCGAATATGAGTCCAGGCCTGTGGACAGACCAAGTCAACCCTTCCTTCTTCTCTACTTCCGCCATTAAAATATCTTCCTGAGTATAATAAAAGTTGGGCGTGACGAGTCTCGGCAAGTCTTCATGGAACGGAGTCTCGTGGGGTCGAACCTTGCCAAGAAACTCAAAGGAGCCGATGTAGTGTTTCAGCCCGGTCTGCAAACACACGTGTTGGAGATTTGGCGCATGAGGGATAACTGCTTCGAGGACATTCTTTAGCATTCGGCCATTGGAATCACAATTCTCGAGCTCGGTGGGTTTGTTGGTCCATGTGACGTAGAAGATGTGGGTGATATCAGAGAGTTTAGACAGCTTGTCTCGCGTCTGGTTCGGGTCAGTAACATCACACTGAATGTAGTGAATTGGGTGGTCAGCGTTCCAAGTGGGTTGGGGCCGACGAGCCACGCCGTAGACCTTCCAGGGTCCGCCAGGGGTGTCGGAGAGAGGTAGAATCTCGGCGAGGCTATTGCCCACGATGCCAGTTACGCCCACCACAAGAGCCACGTTCTGGTAATTATTGACTCTTTTCTGTACATGAAAGGGAAACCACTTTTCTATtacaaaacagtttttttagtTAAAATCAGCTATTCACAAATCAAGTGTTGaaatttttataagaaaaataaatcttatgtttatatattataatattaataacaatTACGATTATTAGTTAGTACTTACCTTTGCATCTCTTGTTTCTCGTTCCCACCACCAATTCACCATTGTCTTTTTGTTTTACAACAAAACAAATGATCTAAAGGGCACTGAAATGAATCActaatacaaaattaacataatatatatagttaaaaattataagatttttcTATGATAATTTAAGAATTGAACTAACTATGTACTTTTTTTTAGTTGATGAACTAACTATGTATTACAcagttaatatatattttaattaatatt
This window harbors:
- the LOC115703034 gene encoding (S)-8-oxocitronellyl enol synthase CYC2, which encodes MVNWWWERETRDAKKRVNNYQNVALVVGVTGIVGNSLAEILPLSDTPGGPWKVYGVARRPQPTWNADHPIHYIQCDVTDPNQTRDKLSKLSDITHIFYVTWTNKPTELENCDSNGRMLKNVLEAVIPHAPNLQHVCLQTGLKHYIGSFEFLGKVRPHETPFHEDLPRLVTPNFYYTQEDILMAEVEKKEGLTWSVHRPGLIFGFSPYSLMNVISGLCAYAAMCKHEDKPLKFLGTRAAWDSSWDASDADLIAEHQIWAAVDPNAKNQAFNCSNGDIIKWKHMWKVLAEQFDVEYEEFEDDDGDGDSRLRLVEEMKDKSEVWDEIVRQNGLVPTKFEDVGCWWFVVAYFGYSETEKIVSMNKSKEHGFVGFRNLKTSFIYWIDKLKANKIVP